Below is a genomic region from Flammeovirgaceae bacterium SG7u.111.
TTCGTTGATCATACTTTTCAGTTCCTGCTGAAGGTCCCGAGTTACTGGTTGCTAGTATTAAATTAACCTTCAAAAAACCTAGAGCCAAACATCCTAATGATGAGAAAGTTTTAGGGCTTTTCTTAAGAAAAACTAGTAACGAGAAACGAGCAACCAGTAACTTTACGCCAAATCACAAAATGCTGCAAGGTGATAAAAACTATAAAAACCATTGCTGCTTACAATGTAGCTAATAGCATGAAAAACACTCTTTACATAGCCTCCAAATACATTCTTCACAACAAGATAAAAACCAGTATTTTAGTTGCCTGCGTAACTATTATCCTGTTTTTACCTGCTGCGCTAGAAGTGCTGCTCAATGCCAGCGAGGAGCAGCTGATGTCACGGGCAAAAGCGACCCCGCTCCTTGTAGGCTCAAAAGGGAGTGCGCTCGACCTCTGTATGAATGCCTTGTACTTTGATAATGAATCACCCGAGCTGATCAGCTTAGAGGGAACAAAAAAGATTGATGCCTCTGAACTTGCTTCGGCCGTGCCTATTTACAACCGCTTTTCCGCTCAAGGCTTCCCCATCATCGGGACTAGCTTGGACTACTTCAAGTTCAGAAAGTTAAAACTGACAAATGGAAGAAAGTTTACGATGATAGGCGAATGCATAATTGGCGCCAAAGTAGCCGAAGCTTTGCAACTTGGTGTGGGGCAAAGCATTGTTTCTTCCCCCGAAAACCTATTTGACCTAGCGGGAATCTATCCTCTCAAAATGAACATTGTGGGCGTGCTAGCTCCCTCTCATTCACCCGATGACCTCGGCATTTTTACCGATCTCAAAACCACTTGGATAATCCAAGGTTTGGGACATGGACACCAAGATGTCACCAAACTGGAAGACGAAAGCCTCATTGCTTCCCGCTCCGATTCTGTTGTACAAACAACTTCCAAGCTCATGAACTATAATGAAATCACAGAAGAAAACATTGGCTCGTTCCATTTTCACGGAGATTTGACCACCTACCCCATTACGGCAGTCATCGCTTTCCCCAAGGACCAAAAATCAGGGACGTTGCTTCAAGGAAAATACTTGCAACAGGAAGAAAAATACCAGATAGTAAAACCCACTACTGTAATAGATGGCTTGCTCCAAAACATCTTCCGAATTAGAAATGTGCTCGATGCGGTTATAGCCATTGTATCATTCGCCACTTTCTTAGCCCTGTTCTTAGTCTTCGTACTTTCTACCCGATTAAGAGAAGCTGAAATCCAAACCACGTTTAAGATTGGAGGAAGAAAAGGAACGATCGCTAAGTTTTTACTAGCCGAAATCTTGATTTCAACTCTCATTAGCGCAACATTTGCAGCTCTGCTCATCGCTATTCTTCATTCCAATATTAATGAGCTGGTTCGTATGCTTTTTATGGGATGAAAAATTTATATTTAATATTTTGAGGCTAGAAGTTGAAAAACAATTTTGTCAATATTTTTCCAATCGCATTCGTCCTTTAAGACTATCACCTCTAAGCTTTAAACCTTTTACTACTTATGAAATTCAATATCGAAAACGAAACTATAAGCGTAGCCATCAACCAAAAAGGAGCCGAATTTGCCGGAATCAAAAGCAAAGCCAGTGGCACCGAATACCTTTGGCAAGCCGACCCCGCCCACTGGGGTCGCCACTCTTGTATCTTGTTCCCCTTCGTAGGCAGGTTAAAAAACGACGAATACAAATTTGAAGGAAAAACCTACCAACTCCCTCAACATGGCTTCGCACGAAACTTGGATTTTGAAATAGAAAGCCAAAGTAAATCCCACATTAGCTTGGTATTGAAAGAGAGCGAAGAAACACTCAAGACCTACCCGTTTTCATTCGTGCTAAAAGCAATTTACGAAGTAAAGGGAAATACCCTCAGCATAGGCTACGAAGTAGAAAACCCTTCGGACAACAAGGACTTGTATTTCTCCATTGGCGCACACCCCGCCTTCAATTGCCCTATCGATCCTGCTAAAAAGCGTTCGGATTACCAATTGGTTTTTAGTGAAAAAGAAACAGCTAAAAGGTTGCTGATTGGCGATGGAGGTTTGTACACAGGGGAAACAGAAAAGACACTTGACAATCAAGATTTTCTTCCTATCACCGACAACCTTTTCGCCCAAGATGCCTTGGTCTTCGATAGCTTAAAATCCGATACCATCAGCATTCAATCGGGAAGCGAGCTTCCAAAACTGAGCGTAGGCTTCAAGGGCTTCCCCCACATGGGCATTTGGTCTAAAAATTCAGAATCGCCTTTTGTATGCATAGAGCCTTGGTTCGGCTTAGCAGATTCCACTGACCACAATGGCGACTTCACCAAAAAAACAGGCATGATAAAACTAGCACCTAAAGGGAAGTTTTCTTGTGAACATACGGTGAGTATTGAAGAGTAGGGTTTAGGAGAAAAGCTCTTCCTTAAACCCTTAGTTCAATCTTTCATATCAAAACCTTCAAAACAACCCTGTGTTAATTAAAAATGAATTAAACAATCGCAAACAGCTAAATCGACCTATTTTCCATAATATTGGCACGAAAAACAAGGACAACTTTAGACAACAATTTTACAACCTCTATGAAAAACATCTGCATCTTTTGTGGCTCTAGCCCAGGAAAGGGAAAAACGTATAAGAAAGAAGCTAAAGCTTTCGGAAAACTTCTCGCCAAGAACAATTACCGTTTGGTATACGGCGGAGGAAGTACTGGACTGATGGGAGCAGTTGCCGATGGCGTGATAGATGCTGGAGGAAAAGTGCTAGGCGTAATCCCGGAATTCCTCATCAAAAAGGAAATAGGGCACAACAAAATCCATGAGATGATAGTGACTGATACTATGCACGAGCGAAAGCAAAAAATGGCGGATATTTCCGATGCTTTTATAGCCCTACCAGGCGGAATGGGAACAATGGACGAGCTTTGTGAAATTGTTACTTGGTCGCAACTCGGCTTACATAAAAAACCTATTGGCATCTACAATATCAATGGCTTTTTCGATCTTCAACTAATGATGTTTGACAAAATGGTAGAGGAACGGTTTGTGAGCGAAGCACACAGGAAAATAATGATAAACGACTACGACCCTGTCAGACTTCTCGACAAATTGAAAAACTACAAATCCCCTGTTACAGAAAAATGGCTTGACCGAGAAAAAGTCTAAGAAGATTTTCTTTGATCTGCACTACGCATACAGTAATGGTTCAATGACAAAACTCCCCCTAGACCAAGCTTTTCCACAAGTATCGGGAGCGTTTAAAACATATTTCTCGGCCCTCAGGCTTAACAATTTGTTAACCGATACTTCTCGTTGCATTTCTCAGATTTTATCATTCATTTTGCACCTCGCTAATTCGACGACTGTAATCTCCACTACCTAATTTGAAAATCCTTCTGAAAAAGAAGGTATATTTTGTATTATTGTTATATCTGTACTTCACAAATTATCTGCAGATAATTTTTTTATAAAGCATAACTCGTAACAAACATGACAAGTCAAGAAGTAGCATTGGGCATTGACATAGGTGGAACCAACACCAAACTAGGGCTGGTAAATAGCGTAGGTAATTGCCTTTCCGAATCATCTATCCCCACCGATTCCCACAAACCCATTGAAGATTTTCTCGATAGAATTGCCACTGAAGTTGAAAAACTTAAAGCAACTGCAGGGTTGGATGTCGATATTTTTGCAGTAGGCATGGGTGCTCCCAATGGAAATTACTACACAGGTACTATCGAAAAAGCACCTAACCTTGGCTGGGGAGAGATTGTCCCTATGGCGAAGTTGATTGAAGGAAAGCTTGGTCTAAAAACCACCCTCACCAACGATGCCAATGCAGCTGCCATAGGCGAAATGATGTACGGAGTTGCCCAAGGCATGAAAAACTTTGTAGTGATCACGCTCGGCACAGGGCTGGGAAGCGGCATAGTGGTAAATGGAGATTTGGTCTATGGCCACGACGGCTTTGCCGGCGAAGTGGGCCATACCACCGTATTTTGGGGAGGTCGCGACTTGCCTACTGGCAGAAAAGGCTCGCTGGAGGCATACGCTTCAGCAACGGGAATTAGAAGAACGGTGTTCGAGCTGCTTTCTAAAAGGCTACACCCTTCCCCGCTCCGCAAAATGAGCTTTGAAGAATTAGAAGCGCATCATATTTCCGAAGCAGCCCTCAACGGCGACCCTATCGCTTTGGAAGCATTTGAATATACTGGTAAGATTTTGGGCATGAAGCTTTCCGATGTAGTTGCTATTCTTAGCCCAGAGGCTATTATCCTCTTTGGTGGCTTGGCAAAAGCAGGAGACCTCATCACCAAACCTACTAAAAAATACATGGAAGAATACAACTTGAACATCTTCCAAAACAAGGTGAAAGTTTTGGTCTCCAACCTCAAGGGCAGCAACACCGCCGTATTGGGCGCAAGCGCCTTGGCTTGGAAAGAAAGGGATAAAGCAAAATAAGGTGCAAAAAAAATACACAGTAGCAGGAATGATGTCGGGCACGTCATTAGACGGGCTCGATCTTACTTGCTGCGAGTTTGAATTCGAGGCGGGAAAATGGATATATTCCATCCTCGCTGCCGATACCTTCCCCTACTCTGCCGAATGGAAAGCCAAACTCGCTGACCTCGAAAACCAATCGGCTCTAGCCTATGCCCAAGCCAATGCAGACCTTGGCGAATTGATGGGCACAAGACTCAAAGAATTTCTAGCAACCAACAAGCTAGAGGTTGACTTTGCCGCTTCGCACGGGCATACTGTTTTCCACCAACCTGAGAAAAAGCTTACTACCCAAATAGGTAGCGGAGCAGCCATAGCGGCTGCATCAGGCACCACTACGATTTGCGATTTCCGTACGCTAGATGTAGCCCTTGGAGGACAAGGTGCACCCCTCGTACCTATTGGCGACGAACTTCTCTTTGCCCAATACGATGCCTGCCTCAACCTAGGTGGAATTGCTAATGTATCCTTCCAGAAAGACGGCAAAATGATAGCTGGGGACACTAGCGCTTGCAACATGATCTTGAACCACCTAGCAGGAAAGAAAGGTTTGGAATACGATGATAAAGGGCTACTAGCCAGAAGTGGGACGTTGGAAAATGCCCTTTTTGATCAACTCAATGCCCTACCCTATTTCCAAGAACCCTTCCCAAAATCCTTGGGAAAAGAATGGGTGCTGGAACATATTTTTCCCCTGATGGAAAACTCTACCTCGCCCCTTGCCAATCTTGCTTGCACCTTTGTGCACCACATTGCTTTTCAGTTAAGCGAAGCTTTTAGCAAAGCAGGGTTTGATGGGAAAAACCTAATTGCCACAGGAGGTGGAACGTTTAACGAGTTTTTGGTGGAAAAGCTTCAAACCTACAACCCAAACATAAAAGTAGAACTACCCGACCCACAAACCATCAACTACAAAGAAGCCCTCATCTTCGCCTTCCTCGGCGTCTTGCGCTGGAGGAATGAAACCAACTGCCTTAGCTCTGTCACTGGAGCTAGCCATGATAATTGCGGGGGAGCTATTTATTGGGCAAAGTAGGGCATTTCTAAAGAACACTTCTGATATCCTAAAACACATCGTCTCGAATGCTTTGAGCGACCGGGACAAGGTATCAATCGGGAGATTGACTGTTTTGCTTACATCGTAGAGGGAAAAACTCTACGATGAACGTTGGTGGACTATAGACGAAACACAGACGACGTGGTCGTTTTATAGAGAAGCCAAGGTCCGGCCTGAGTAGGTTTCAAATCGACGGGGGCTTTTGAAAAGACCCCGTCGTGAGCCTGTAGGTAAAATGTAACCTAGCTGTCTTTCAAGCAGCATCTGTGGTAAGCCAATGCTTTATGAGCCAATGTTGTGTGGCGTTTATTCCAATTCAAAATATAATTCTTTCACTTCAAAGTCGACCAGTTCATTTGCCTCATTAAGAAAAATAGTATAAATATCACTCTCCCCGAAAGTAATTGAATCCATGTTTTTTGAGAAAGTTAATGAGTCAAAGATAAACACGTTGCCCTTTGCTAGCTTGAGTATTAAAGAATCACCTATCGGAAGAAAATAGTGTATAAAAAGATTAGAAGTGTCAATATCAATCAAATCTGCTCCACTCTTTAAACTCATTTTCTGGATACAATTGATTTGAGATTCTTTTTTTGTGCTATAAAAGTCTAATAAGCTTTCATCGCACCGAATACCTACTTCAATCGGATCACTGCATTTATTTATAATGGTGATTTCTTTTAATGAGAAACATGCTGAAAGAGTTGAGGATACAATGAAAATCCAAATAAAACTCCGACTAATAAATTTTGGGAATAATCTCATGATACTCAGCAAATTAATGATATACTTTTTCTATCCCCACTTCTTTTGAGAGTTAGTGAAGCATCCTCTCAGAAGTTTTTATTGGGCAAATCTCCCGATTTGCAAAACTCTGTGGGCAAGACGTGACCTAGCTGCCCTTCAAGGCGTCAATCAGAAAATTGACTTGGCTTACTCCGTAGAGAGAAAAACTCTACGGAGAACGTTGGGCATAATGTCTCGTATAAGAATAGTAGCGGTTTTTTATACACTTACCATTCCGTTTGCTACTGTCGTTTAATTTATAGATTCCATTTTGTTTTAGCGATTAAACCGCTATTATTTTTATACAATGTTTTGCGTAGACATTTATCCTTCAATCTGAGCGCTTTCCAATCCACCTTTCAAATTTCCGTAAACTGTTATAATATGACCATTGAACATATCATCATCGTTATAGTAGGCTGTAAAATCTCCACCATCATAGCTTATTACTAATTCAGAGAGTTTAATTCGTCTCTCAAATTCGTCATTTGTTATTTCTTTATTTTCATCTTGAAGCCAGTCATTTGCTAAATGCGTCAACTTTTCTCCTGCAAAATTTTTGAATTCTAAATCTTTTTGTTTTTGTTCATTGAATAAAACTTTTAAAATATTCAGAGTGTCATTCCAAGTTTGCTTATCATCAATATCTACTTCTAGCGAGACACTAACATTTTCATTCAACCAGTCCATACTTCCGTCCAACATTCCATAGTCCTTATTTAGTTCAAATTCGCCCAATACTTCATCAGTGAATTTTACTGGTTTCCTATATTCTTTCAATACTTCCAATAGTTCATCATTCTGAACATTTTCCTTGACAACTTTCACAACCATAAATCGATTGTAAAAGGAAGGCAATCTTCCTTCGGGAACAGTTTTGTCTTTTAGCTCTCTAACTTTAAGGTGATAAATCGTTCCTGATTTGAAATGATATGGATAAGTTGTTCCGTGTTCATTACATTCTTTATCTGTCAAAAGCCAATTTATTCTTCCGTTACCTTTTTTAAGTTTATTTTTTTCTAAGTCGAAGTATGCTAAGAAATATTGTGAAGCATCCCAAGAATTATTTAGTTTTCCAGCTCCACCAGATTGGTCATTGGTAAGTACAAGAATTTCTTTTTCTTCTTTTCTATATTCATTTGCGAATACTTCAAAATCTTTATTTTTCTTTCTGAATAGATTTATCATTTTGGAACTTGAGTTCTTTGGTTACGCCCAACGACCTCGTATAAGAATAGTAGCCGAATTAAAAGCACATCACTATCCTAGTGGTACAAGCCGAAGCTATTGTTTTGGTTGTTAATTTAAACATTTATAATAGCCGAAGCAATAGCTTCGGCAGTGCTCATTACTTGCACAATGTAAAGCGCCTTAAACATCATGACTATTATTTTTTACATTGTTAGTTACTCGTTATTTATGAATTAGTTATAAATATGGCAATAAATATCATCATAATTACCATTCTCTAAATCGTCTGAGTTTGCAAAAAATTCCATTTTACCATCACCAAATTTAATTTCTGCATCATAGTAAGAAGATAGTGAAAGTAGCATTGACCACTTTTTACTCTCTGATTTATGATACTCTAGGTTGGACATAAATTCATCTATATATAATTTTGTATACTCCATGTCAACCAAATCCTGTTCCCAATATGGATAAATAGCTAATGTTTTATCATACTTTGCCAAACTCTCTTTCCTTTTAGCAATCACACCTTCCAATTCATTCTTTACCCATTGTGTCAAATCAATATTCTTTTCTTTTAGATATTTAATCTTATAATCTGTCGTTAAGTAATATAAGCTCTGAAATCTCCTTTTTGTTAGGTAAGCACTCCAAGGAGCTTCACTTATCCCCCAAGTTGTTGTAAACCCCCAAACTTGATCCATCGTGAAAAATTCCTCAATATCAAAATCTGCCATTGATGTTTTTTCTTTAATAATGTAATTGTCAATTACATTATCAATAAGCTCTTGTTTAATGGTATATGCTTTAGAAATAGAAAGTTTAAGTTCAGTCGTCTCGGTTCTATCCATGAACGCTTCACATCGACTTTTTTTATTCTCAGGTGGCTTTTTAATTTGAAGGTTACGAGGTTCAATATCTAGGTAAATAACCTTAGCATTCACATTTCCAACATTAAAGTCATCATCAATAAAGAAGTACAGCATACCCGTGTTTGGCAGGTAAGATATTTCATTATCATATAAGTCAGACAATTTTAATTGACCAACGAATTCGTAATAATAATCTACCTCTTGTGGATATTCGTAATCTCTCGGAAGATGTGGAAAACCACCAATCTTTGAATCACCGATCTGAATATTTTCCTTACGGGGTTCAATTAAATACCTACAGGTTAAGCTATTAATTACTTCATGCTTTATATTATCTGGTAATTCAGTCGATTTTATTCCCTTTATTACGTCTTCCTTCATGTTTATCATATAACTTTATATTAGGATTGGGCAATGGCTGTGATTTAATGACCGCTAACGGTCAGGCTATGCGCAGTGTGCCTGTGTTGCGCCTGCGGCAGAAAATATGCTGTGACCAGCCCATGTTCTATGGCGTTTTCTTTTTTATTATTTCTTCTAAACTATTTGCTTTCATTTTTTGAAGAATTGATTTTTCATATTCATCTGTTAATGGAGTGATTATTCCATTTGAGATGTTGTTTTTTAGGTATGATATTCCGTCCCTTCCAATTTCTACTTTATCAGATTTGAAACTTGCAATTGCTAAGTCAGCCAGAATCTCTGGAGTGATTTCAGTTAAATTCTTTCCAAAATTTGCTGTCAAAACTGTTTCTACGTTTCTAATGTT
It encodes:
- a CDS encoding ABC transporter permease, with the translated sequence MIKTIKTIAAYNVANSMKNTLYIASKYILHNKIKTSILVACVTIILFLPAALEVLLNASEEQLMSRAKATPLLVGSKGSALDLCMNALYFDNESPELISLEGTKKIDASELASAVPIYNRFSAQGFPIIGTSLDYFKFRKLKLTNGRKFTMIGECIIGAKVAEALQLGVGQSIVSSPENLFDLAGIYPLKMNIVGVLAPSHSPDDLGIFTDLKTTWIIQGLGHGHQDVTKLEDESLIASRSDSVVQTTSKLMNYNEITEENIGSFHFHGDLTTYPITAVIAFPKDQKSGTLLQGKYLQQEEKYQIVKPTTVIDGLLQNIFRIRNVLDAVIAIVSFATFLALFLVFVLSTRLREAEIQTTFKIGGRKGTIAKFLLAEILISTLISATFAALLIAILHSNINELVRMLFMG
- a CDS encoding aldose 1-epimerase family protein, translated to MKFNIENETISVAINQKGAEFAGIKSKASGTEYLWQADPAHWGRHSCILFPFVGRLKNDEYKFEGKTYQLPQHGFARNLDFEIESQSKSHISLVLKESEETLKTYPFSFVLKAIYEVKGNTLSIGYEVENPSDNKDLYFSIGAHPAFNCPIDPAKKRSDYQLVFSEKETAKRLLIGDGGLYTGETEKTLDNQDFLPITDNLFAQDALVFDSLKSDTISIQSGSELPKLSVGFKGFPHMGIWSKNSESPFVCIEPWFGLADSTDHNGDFTKKTGMIKLAPKGKFSCEHTVSIEE
- a CDS encoding TIGR00730 family Rossman fold protein, which gives rise to MKNICIFCGSSPGKGKTYKKEAKAFGKLLAKNNYRLVYGGGSTGLMGAVADGVIDAGGKVLGVIPEFLIKKEIGHNKIHEMIVTDTMHERKQKMADISDAFIALPGGMGTMDELCEIVTWSQLGLHKKPIGIYNINGFFDLQLMMFDKMVEERFVSEAHRKIMINDYDPVRLLDKLKNYKSPVTEKWLDREKV
- a CDS encoding ROK family protein; its protein translation is MTSQEVALGIDIGGTNTKLGLVNSVGNCLSESSIPTDSHKPIEDFLDRIATEVEKLKATAGLDVDIFAVGMGAPNGNYYTGTIEKAPNLGWGEIVPMAKLIEGKLGLKTTLTNDANAAAIGEMMYGVAQGMKNFVVITLGTGLGSGIVVNGDLVYGHDGFAGEVGHTTVFWGGRDLPTGRKGSLEAYASATGIRRTVFELLSKRLHPSPLRKMSFEELEAHHISEAALNGDPIALEAFEYTGKILGMKLSDVVAILSPEAIILFGGLAKAGDLITKPTKKYMEEYNLNIFQNKVKVLVSNLKGSNTAVLGASALAWKERDKAK
- a CDS encoding anhydro-N-acetylmuramic acid kinase: MQKKYTVAGMMSGTSLDGLDLTCCEFEFEAGKWIYSILAADTFPYSAEWKAKLADLENQSALAYAQANADLGELMGTRLKEFLATNKLEVDFAASHGHTVFHQPEKKLTTQIGSGAAIAAASGTTTICDFRTLDVALGGQGAPLVPIGDELLFAQYDACLNLGGIANVSFQKDGKMIAGDTSACNMILNHLAGKKGLEYDDKGLLARSGTLENALFDQLNALPYFQEPFPKSLGKEWVLEHIFPLMENSTSPLANLACTFVHHIAFQLSEAFSKAGFDGKNLIATGGGTFNEFLVEKLQTYNPNIKVELPDPQTINYKEALIFAFLGVLRWRNETNCLSSVTGASHDNCGGAIYWAK
- a CDS encoding DUF2262 domain-containing protein is translated as MINLFRKKNKDFEVFANEYRKEEKEILVLTNDQSGGAGKLNNSWDASQYFLAYFDLEKNKLKKGNGRINWLLTDKECNEHGTTYPYHFKSGTIYHLKVRELKDKTVPEGRLPSFYNRFMVVKVVKENVQNDELLEVLKEYRKPVKFTDEVLGEFELNKDYGMLDGSMDWLNENVSVSLEVDIDDKQTWNDTLNILKVLFNEQKQKDLEFKNFAGEKLTHLANDWLQDENKEITNDEFERRIKLSELVISYDGGDFTAYYNDDDMFNGHIITVYGNLKGGLESAQIEG
- a CDS encoding DUF1963 domain-containing protein produces the protein MKEDVIKGIKSTELPDNIKHEVINSLTCRYLIEPRKENIQIGDSKIGGFPHLPRDYEYPQEVDYYYEFVGQLKLSDLYDNEISYLPNTGMLYFFIDDDFNVGNVNAKVIYLDIEPRNLQIKKPPENKKSRCEAFMDRTETTELKLSISKAYTIKQELIDNVIDNYIIKEKTSMADFDIEEFFTMDQVWGFTTTWGISEAPWSAYLTKRRFQSLYYLTTDYKIKYLKEKNIDLTQWVKNELEGVIAKRKESLAKYDKTLAIYPYWEQDLVDMEYTKLYIDEFMSNLEYHKSESKKWSMLLSLSSYYDAEIKFGDGKMEFFANSDDLENGNYDDIYCHIYN